A window from Triticum aestivum cultivar Chinese Spring chromosome 6D, IWGSC CS RefSeq v2.1, whole genome shotgun sequence encodes these proteins:
- the LOC123142471 gene encoding uncharacterized protein yields the protein MRLSWSKHIPVLRLLGPNKKRFTSAEDFDKFMNHLISLRGHLPLVSCEIQAYPTNDDYAGEPDEPLPNIYFDSWIQYALLCKVQVLKIIGDDVGAETELIVPLISQHLRSLEVHHVLVEKDFVDFSSCPMLEELKMQHCGLWVRKMSFPSLKRLWLTECNFPEAYRVCISAPSLVSLCLHDSGGKTPLLESMPLLDTVSLDLSGRCKDKCRGSGGDPSCEGCHGYPAGSYRSVLLNTLSNAVNLELKDQPEVYIYKRDLECCPIFGRLKTLLLDMWCRATDLHALVRILQHTPVLEKLTLQLRSDWNLLSAARGERKHVRIEQSFSCVHLKEVSIECEEKLRVKDKVNQIVKIMTRNGVLTENISFKKIPRPEGFYRLVCVSPRAFDPYWSGED from the exons atgagattatcgtggagcaaGCACATACCTGTCCTGCGCCTCCTAGGTCCCAACAAGAAGAGGTTCACCAGCGCGGAGGATTTTGACAAGTTCATGAACCATCTCATCTCCCTCCGTGGCCATTTACCTCTTGTCAGCTGCGAGATCCAAGCCTATCCAACCAATGATGATTATGCTGGTGAACCTGATGAACCCTTGCCAAACATATACTTTGATTCGTGGATCCAATATGCTCTATTGTGCAAGGTTCAGGTGCTCAAAATCATCGGTGATGATGTGGGAGCGGAAACTGAGCTCATCGTGCCTCTCATCTCCCAGCACCTGAGGAGCCTGGAAGTTCATCATGTTCTGGTGGAAAAGGATTTTGTTGATTTCTCAAGCTGTCCAATGTTAGAAGAACTGAAGATGCAGCACTGTGGCCTTTGGGTGCGCAAGATGTCGTTTCCATCGCTAAAGCGTTTGTGGCTTACTGAATGCAACTTCCCTGAGGCGTATCGTGTTTGTATTTCTGCACCCAGTCTTGTTTCACTGTGTCTGCATGACAGTGGAGGCAAGACTCCTTTGCTTGAAAGCATGCCATTGCTTGATACAGTATCCCTTGACCTTTCTGGTCGATGCAAGGATAAGTGTCGGGGTTCTGGTGGTGATCCAAGCTGTGAAGGTTGTCATGGTTATCCTGCTGGGAGTTATCGTAGTGTCCTTTTGAATACTTTGTCTAATGCTGTAAATTTGGAGTTGAAAGATCAACCTGAAGTG TACATCTACAAAAGGGATTTGGAATGTTGCCCCATATTTGGCAGATTGAAGACTCTTTTACTCGACATGTGGTGCAGGGCTACTGATCTGCATGCACTAGTTCGCATTCTGCAGCACACGCCAGTTCTTGAAAAGCTCACTCTCCAGCTTCGTAGCGACTGG AATTTGTTAAGCGCTGCCCGAGGTGAAAGAAAACATGTTCGAATTGAGCAATCATTTTCATGCGTGCATCTTAAGGAAGTCAGCATTGAATGTGAAGAGAAACTAAGGGTCAAGGATAAGGTCAACCAAATTGTGAAGATCATGACTAGAAATGGCGTACTTACTGAGAACATCAGTTTCAAGAAGATCCCAAGGCCAGAAGGTT TCTATCGTCTCGTGTGTGTATCACCTAGGGCCTTTGATCCCTACTGGTCCGGTGAAGACTAA